The following are encoded together in the Panicum virgatum strain AP13 chromosome 6K, P.virgatum_v5, whole genome shotgun sequence genome:
- the LOC120711698 gene encoding putative F-box/LRR-repeat protein 22 → MDTSSSRRRRRCMNPCSSPSAPGEERDWAALPHDVLFNIFLRLGSCEIMWGAEGVCKAWRHVVVEEPKLWRHIHITAVPEWSSIDVAVRDAVDRSAGLCEAFSGPWDDESLLYLAERSPSLKHMHLSHDEYASYEVLIEAIKKLPLLEDLEISPPYHQICASERFFESICKARPLLKNLKIRFTMPSGYTFGHAVLEECVDGDIYRTPMMCELRTLQLSNYVFSGLALTAILDNCPLLESLNITGLFVDGSMDAELRAKCARIKNLSLPDCSDDEYEDEGPDEDEDEEAEEDDDDEF, encoded by the exons ATGGACACctccagcagccgccgccgccgccggtgcatgAATCCTTGCTCATCACCATCCGCGCCCGGTGAGGAGAGGGACTGGGCAGCGCTGCCCCATGATGTCCTGTTCAACATCTTCCTCAGGCTGGGGTCCTGTGAGATCATGTGGGGTGCGGAGGGTGTCTGCAAGGCATGGCGGCATGTTGTGGTCGAGGAGCCTAAGCTGTGGCGCCACATTCACATCACGGCGGTTCCGGAATGGTCGTCCATTGACGTTGCTGTGCGCGACGCTGTGGACCGCAGTGCGGGTCTGTGCGAAGCCTTCTCAGGACCATGGGACGATGAGTCGCTGCTCTATCTGGCTGAAAG GTCACCTTCTTTGAAACATATGCATCTGTCACATGATGAGTATGCATCCTATGAAGTACTGATTGAAGCAATCAAGAAGCTCCCTCTCCTTGAAGATCTTGAAATTTCACCCCCATATCATCAAATTTGTGCCTCAGAGAGGTTTTTCGAGTCTATATGCAAAGCCCGTCCTCTTCTCAAGAATCTCAAAATAAGGTTCACTATGCCTTCTGGCTATACTTTTGGTCATGCTGTGCTCGAGGAATGCGTTGATGGAGACATCTATAGGACTCCAATGATGTGCGAGTTACGCACCTTACAGTTGTCCAACTATGTCTTCTCTGGTCTGGCACTTACTGCTATCCTCGACAATTGCCCTCTACTAGAGTCACTCAACATCACTGGCCTTTTTGTGGATGGCTCCATGGATGCGGAGTTGCGGGCAAAATGTGCTAGAATTAAGAACTTGAGTCTTCCTGATTGCTCAGATGATGAATATGAAGATGAAGGGCctgatgaagatgaagacgAAGAggctgaagaagatgatgatgacgagTTCTAA